CTAACAATTTTTTAATAACTATTGTTAAAATCTTAAattttaagataatattttagaGATATgtctaaaaaattataaataataacttaattaaattataaatattcaaCTCACAAGGAAGAAGTTTCTGAATTCTATGTCAACAATCttactaatttaaattattttacctaGTCTGAATATGGCCACAATCTAAGTCTTCAGTGATAAATATTTAATTTGGTATTCCACTAAAATTGTAAATAAATGGTTAGAAAAGGAAAGTATTTGCTTTGATGCAAAAATGAGATAGGAAGAAGTGAAGGATAAAGGCTATTCGTGTATGCTTTTGCCAACTGTTAATAAGTAGTTTCACGTAAGGACAAGAGTTATTTCTCTAACCAAATATCATTATGTAGTGCTTTACACTTGAAACAAAGCTGAAAACGTGAGAACATCGTCAAACATCCCACTATGGGAACTTCCTACTTCCCCTTAAAACATCAAACCAGTAGAAGAGATGTTCTCTACACCCAATGACTTGTCTTCAATCACCTCTAACTGGCCATTGCAAAGATAATCCAATGTTTTAGCAGAAAATTCAGCAAAAACATTCAAAAAATCAGTAGCCAAAAATCATCTGATGGTGATTCTCTTATACACAACGTCCATCATATTTGGTGATGCTCTATTCCCAGTACCAATATATTCAGAGACCGCACCACAAATAAACACTCTACAGAGAGGCCGTAAAGCGGTAGAATAGTCCTCTTAAATTAAGCTTGTTCAAATTCATATTCAAGACAGAGAGATATTTTTAATATACTAAATTTTATAGTactataattttatttgaatgaCAGAGAATCTCACACAATTGTGATATTTTGAGCAAGCTTATTAGGAGGAATTGATTCATTCAATTGATTGGAGCTAAGGTCACTGAAAATTTGATAATAATTAGTGGATGATAAGTGCAATTAGAGTTCACATTAGactttatttcaaaaatatacaaaaaaaatttacCTTGTCACAAACAATCACTTCTCTTAATGTATAACTTACGTATAAAGAAGAAGGTTCGGTATCAAGCTTAAATCAGGAATTGGTCCTTGCAAATTATAATTCCTAAGGCTCCTGATAGTACAAAGAAACAAACAACATTGACTCCAAAACTTTCTCATAATCACATAGACATTAGTATCTCAATTTGATACTTCACAAAAATTAAGATAAAGGGTCTAGAATAGAACTTCAAATTCATTCCTTGAACTGGAAAAATTGACTTACAATTTGACCAGTTTTGATATTTATACTGCCACAAACCATCCAACACAGTTATGACAAAATTCCATGGTTGACTTACAATTTGACACAGTGACTGTTTTTGCCTACACTTTGCATTGTTATTCATGAGTACAATTGTTACAGTATTAGCAGCACTGGATAATTATGATGACAATGTGAATGGCCGAACAATAATAATGTGTCATTTTTGGATCTTATTTGTAATTAATGAAATTGTGTATTTAGATAAATTAAAGTCTATAGTGAAGCTACCAAGGTCCTTAGTTTAATAAAATGTCTTGTATTGTATTTAAATTGTTGGCTATGTTATTGTTCTCTGTTGGTAATTAGACGCTAAATTTTGAGAGACTGGCTTTTTTTTTCAATTAGAGAAATTGAAGGGATTTCATTGGAGAATAAGAGAGGAAGAAATATTGAATTCACAATAGACATTAGTGTTGTATAGTTAAATTAAAATggttttaaaggtctttttcccAACGTTCATATATAAAAACTGCAAAAGTTGAAagcaaacaaaaaatgaaaattttggaTATGCAAAATGGTGTGTAAGGAGTAACTGATATCAGTGATAAAGCATTGAAGGAGCTTACAATGCTCAACCCAGTAAATGAGCTAATGGTTGACATTTGGGGACTTTGCTGGCCTCCAACTCCTAGCTGTTGTTCCTGCTCTTGCTCCAGCTCCCTCATAACTACAATTTAATCATATGTGCTGAGTCCCCGAGTCAATCGCAAAAACATAACATTGATGTTAAATGGGAATTATCATGTAATCTTATACTTTTCAACATGAAGGCATGCTATCTTACCTTTTTAATGAGGAGGATATGAAAGAAGAAAAGCAGAACAACAGGTAAAGTAACAATCATAGCCAGTTGTTGAGCCACTGCAAAAGCTCAAAATACACCAGTCATTCAGAAAATATGCCAAAGAATGAGTAAAGAAATGGTAAATCAGAAAATCATACTCGGCAATGAAGACCAAAGTGATTTACATACTTGTCGCAAACTCTCCAATGCTTGATGTATTTGAAGACCTGAAACAATATTATTCAATGATATAAACTTTTATCATCTAGTCATTTCAGAGAAAGTACGAATATGACATTGAAAGTTTGATTGTAAAATCATCTTTTCCATTTTTACAGCCAATAGAGGGAAAATAGGTTCCTAGGCCTTATGCCAATTAGCTTTACCAACatctattattttctttttccctCAAAATAATTTAGTAACATTATTTGAAAGTTTGAAGAGATTCACTACAATAGATGCATCTGACTGCACAAAATTGCAAACCCAAAAAAGTTTAGTCACTTTTCTGGTCCATGGCCTGATTACTTCCATATTCACCTTTGTCATCTCTACCTACAAATTATTTTTCAAACAGGGCACATATTGAAACAAAAAAAGTAGGGAAGTAAAGAAATTTAGACATCTTATCGTGACTATGTACCTGCTCATCAACAACTTGAGCTGATAATGACTCTCTGGATTGATCAATATGTTGGAGAAGGCTGACCCGGGCTGTAGCGGCAACAAACACACTCATAACAACTTCTAAATCGCATAACCATGCTTGCAACaacattgatcagaacaaatactGATCGGTCAAAACAATAATGCTAAGAACCAATAACCGTCTCAACTTCTAGGGTATACTTCAAGGCAAAAGTGGATCTGGGGAATTTGGTGAGagggaaagtgattttgaatttATGAGACCAACGAACAGATCTGAGAAGAGGAGTACGAAAATGGTTTAGATTTTTCATTGGAGGTGGTGGCCGTAGATAAGGTGGAGAAAGGAGACAACAGCGACGGCGGCGGtgttagggtttgaagagaagAGAGAGCAAATTAAAAACAGGAAAGAGAAGagggaaggagagaaagagagaaacgtgagaaaatggtgaaaaacgtttcttttctctctctctctgtaaGTACAACAATTCAAAAACTGACCAATGAGAACACAACGTTTGGCATGTAGTAttgtttaatttgttaattacgtGAATAACCTTTTGTAAGGGTAAAAAATTTATCTtagaaggataaaatagtcagtTTGGTCAATACTTTAttaatgggtagatagtagataatAGATTTTGATTTTCGATTcatcaagattttttttttattttcggtTTAACAAGTTCTGGTTGCATTTTTCAGTTCAATTCCAATTCATCTGCGCGTTTCTCATTTGGATTTCACACTATTTTTAGATTTTGAATCTCTGAATTTATAAGGTTTAGTTTTGATTTTCGTTTCGGTTCAGCAGCAAGTTCCAGTTTACGTTTCTTTCTGGTTTCGCTAGCTATTTCGATTCAGCAAGTTCAAACTAATAAACTCGAGCATCATTGAGAGGAAAATACATGTCAAACTAATAACTCATTCATCCATTTATGTTATTCTTCACTTTTTAAatctataatttaatttattgttttttttcattttcctaAACAATCAACAATTTCAATTTCACAATTGATTTGTAgatttgtttttttaatcaatattgaATATATTACCAAATATTTACATGACCAATTCAATTCAAATAAGTTAATTGAATCATATAATTAAAAGAGTAATTGATGACAAAATTTAAACTAGGGTGGAGAGAATATTTCACAACAAATTTTCAATAGTCTTATAGCTAAACCTGGATATTTTTCTCTTAGTAGGTTCATCACTTAATCAGATTTTCATGAAAGTTGGAGAGATAAAAAGAGAAACAATTCATGAATGGTggtggagagagagagaaacaATTCAGATttttaagttaaatataatttatatattatataatatcaaAATGATATGATTTACCTACTATTATAGataaaatttataacttttttaTGGTGAACAAAAAATCATTTGCCCAGATTAAACGCGACTGTAATAATCCCCTTTTCATTCACTTACATGTGCGTACAAAAGAAATTTCAACCAATGGAAACACGTTCTTTTCTTATCTAAAGGACAAGAGCTAGAATTAATACTTTGCAAAAGAATATTAAATTCACACAGTCAATTTCCTTCCATACAACAATTACTAATACACATACATTGAATATAAAGCAGCTATATGACATAACTAAAGGTAGGGGATATCCTAAACATAGAAAAAAAATAACTAAATGTAAAATAGAGCACAGGAGAAAGCACTACACATTCTATTGTTCCTCTTGGTATCATAATAATTACTGCTACAATTGATAGAAAAAAGGAAGTCATATTAAAAACTAAGAACACAGAGAATTTTGGTCCTGGCAAGACTGAATGCCCAGAATTGGTAGAAATATTAGTAGAATTCCACCAAGAGGAAGTCATGTTATTGTTCACATCATTGTCATCAAAAGCACTAACCTGATAAATTCCACCAGGGGGACTCAGAGCTGATTGATACATGGCTGTTGCAACAAGAGTCGCAGCTATCAACCAACTGTTACGTTCCTCCTCTGATATATTATTTCTAACGCGAAATATAAAAGTTACCACTTTATGTCTAATGGTGGTATTTGATCTGAGTTTATGTGCAAGTGTGGGAGCATCGGTGATTTGTGAGTTCGATTTGGCTCCAGCAGACAACAATATATTCCTTATATCTACATTGGCTACCATGTCCAATGCAGTTTTGTTCTCCAAGTTCTTTACCTTTAAATTTATCCTTGTCTTTAACAACAATCCAAGTGCCTTTACTACCTAGTCATTAATGAACAAAACAATTGTAAGGACATATACTATGAGAATGTCATTTTcatgtgagaacatgagaatgaatctcaaccattagattttaaaataaatgatgaagattatgtgtcattcttttttctctctcctccattaccTCCAACTCTAAAAGCACAAACATCTTCTCTGCAACTCACCACCACGCTTAACACGGTTTCTCCCAATCAAATATCTACACCTAATCCTTCTTTAGCCAACCCTCCACTATCTCTTCCATTGACCTCCTGAGCACAATACACCATCTTTAAGCCTCATCAACTCTTAATTTCCACACATATTCCTGAAGCCAAATTTCTCCTCTCCTTTGTCTATCGATCCTATTAATGAACTACGAGATCATAACTAGAAAATGAAAGACGTATATCACacttttattgaaaataaaatgtggGATTTAGTTTCATGTTCTTCTAATTTTGATACTATTTGAAGTTCGTTGATTTTCAGGCATAAGAAGGAAGATGACGATTCATTTAAAACGTACAAGGCTTGGTTAGTATGTAATGGTTCCAATCAATATAATGATGTCGATTGTGGCGAAATTCTCAGTCCACTAGTTAAAGCATCAACTATAAAGACACTTCTAAGTATTGTTCTTTCAAAATCATAATGTATTCGTCAGTTATATGTCAAAAATGCATTCTTAAATGGAAATATTAATGAACTCATGTACATGTACCATCCTCCCCGCATTTTCTAAATTCAACACCCTGGTCATGTGGTTTTCTAAAGATGTCTCTTTATGGTCTCAAACAGGCGCCCCGTGCTTAGTACCAAtgttttactaaaattgtttCTATTTTGAGTTTCTCTCATAGTGTATGTGATCACTTCTTATTCATCTACCATGTTGGAAATGACAAAACCTATACTCTTCTTTATGCGCACGTTATCATTTTCAATGCATCATCCAAAATTCTTTTCCAATCTATTATGTCTAAACTAAGTTCTGAATTTTCTATGAAAGATTTGGGTGTTGTAACCCAAAATTTGTcctcttgattttaattttaattgacttATTACTTCACAATCATTTGCATCATATCATTAGGACATTCAGATaatttgcattcattcatttttCACATCTTTttaattcataatattttttgatcatttttactaacatttttaatttataattttaattttaattcaattttaatttttaagttgaATCTCTATTAAGATTGTAAATCGTTTATGTTTCTATTATATTTTTGTCTTtagtttattatttcttttttgtaGGTGTAAATAAGAAAATTATACCCTGTACCCCAACAATTATCCCTATATCccaacaattttaaaaatattccaattttgtccttttctattttttttacttttaatttttaatttttttaatttttactgtTTTTCGGTAATTGGCGAAAGTTTGGAAGTAATACGTAAGCCAACCGGATAACTCAGTATGCAGAGTTCTGGTCAGTAACATAATAAACCGGATAACACAACTTCATAAGTTCCGGTTTTAGCTTTACCAACCGGATAACCCAGAGTGTGTGATTTTCGGGTTTTATCATTAGTCATTACCAACCGGATAACCCTTTGTGGTGATTTCCGGTTTTTAACACTACCAACCGGATAACCCCTCTATGGGTATTCCGGTTcacttttttttacaaattatttattaagtttatttaattttaattgccAGGTGTGGATCCTCCTTTGATGAAATGCGACGTAAATCAGACATGCGTGGATACAACAAATGCTTTTGTAACTGGTCAAAAAATTTCTACAAGAGAAGAGGCGATAAGTTGGATTAGGGAGGTTGGAATCAGGAATAAAGTGACAGTTATGATAACTCGTTTAGATACCAAAACAGTCAAGAGAGGAAGAAGTGACAAATTAATATTTGGTTGTGATAAAGGtgcaaaatacaaaaaaaaaacagatagTGAAACCCAAAGTGCTAGTAAGAGATGTGGTTGTCCTTTCAAAATCAGGTCAACACCGTCGAAAGATGGTTTTGGATGGAAGATCGATGTAAAATGCGGAGTACGCAACCACAACTTACCTGATAGATTTAAAGGTCATGCTTTCGTAAGTCGACTAAATACATATGATAAGCAACATATTGTTGATTAGAGAAAACGCCATGTTCCACCAAGACACATATTATTGTCATTGCAAGAGCGTGACCCGGAGAATGTCACTCGAATCacgcaaatatacaaacataagaGTAAGATACAAAAAGACATGAGGGGTCCCAGAACAGAAATGCAACAATTGCTCAAGTTGGTTGAAGAATCAGGTTATGTTTACTGGAGTAGGAAAAAGGATGAGTCagaagttgtgagagatattttctgggcTCATCCAGAATCAGTGAAGATGTTGAATATGTTTCCTATTGTATTGATTATGGACTGcacatacaagacaaacaagtacagCAAACCGTTGTTTGAAATAGTTGGTATGACATCAACTAAATTAACATTTGCTGTTGCATTTGCCTATATGGAATCTGAGCAAACAGAGACTTTTTGTTGGgtattggataagttgaaacagttatttattaagcaggatttttgtCCTCAAGTAATATTGACTAATAGAGATCTTGCTTTAATGAAAGCCATTGAAACAGTATTTCCAAAGACAACTAATTTGCTTTGTCGATTTCACATCAACAAAAATGTGAAATCAAAGTGTAAGGAGTATGTTGTGGATAATATGCGAGAAACTGTGGAGAAAATGTGGTATGAACTTATAAGGGCTAGTGATGAGATGGAGTACCACCAAAGATCGAAACAACTTGAGGATGCATGTGTTGACTCCAAAGATTTTATTGATTATGTGATTGACACATGGTTGACACCGCATAGACATCGATTTGACGAAGAATGGATCAATCAAGTGTTACATTTGGGCAACACCACAACTAATAGTTATGTTTATGTGATTTTATCGACATTGTTTCTTTATCttaatattacatataattagttgttttgttttatttaaagggTGGAGTCTGCGCATTGGAAACTTAAGCAAATGTTAGAGAATAGCTTAGGTGATTTATGCAAATGTTGGGAGGCTATGAATGACAATATCAAGATACAAGTGGGCAACATCAGAGCTTCATTTCAGAAGAGTTTTTATGAAGTTGAGCATGCACACACTAGTCCTTTTTATTCAAATTTGTGTGGTTCAGTATCAAGATCTGCATTGAGGCAGATTGCTGAAGAGTGGTTGAGGATTGACATGGTAGGTACAGATACGCAAAAGTGCGGATGTACCCATAGAAAATTATATGGGTTACCATGTGCTTGTGAGTTAGGGAGATATACATTGAGTGGTGAAGCGATGCCAATTGAGGCTATTCATATTCATTGGAGAAAACTAAGTATGGAAGATAATCAATATGTAGAtgcagatgatggatcagaaataGACATGACAAATGCAATCGATGAAATTTGGAAAAGGTGGAGGTCACTAGATGTTGTCGAAAAAAGAGCATTAAAAAGCAGAGTGTGTGAGATTGCTTATCCGACTACAACAAAGATGTGTCCACTGCctgaaaaaattaaaaccaaaggaGGGGTTAAGAAGAAAGAGAGGAGACTTGTGGAACATGATGTTTATCGTGATCCTTTGGGATATGAGTATGTTGATCAAGCACATTCGAGttctcaaaaatcttcaaagagGTTATGTTCACAACTATCCCAAACctcaaaaaataaagaatttgatAAATACATTGTACAATTTCCAGATTACATCAGACCatttattgatgacattgttgatgTAAGAGATGATGGAAATTGTGGGTTTAGAGCCATTGCGTCTTTGCATGGTTATGGCACAAATGGATGGTCAATGGTTCGTCGGGATTTGGAGAAAGAAATTATAGTTCCTAGAAGCAAGTTGTATGAGGATTTATTTGGTAAACGCCTTCCAACTGTGAGATCATCGTTGGTGATCGAAACTTTAGGACAACAACCACCAAATGAATGGATGACGTTACCTGATATGGGCTATGTAATAGCTAATCGGTATAACGTTGTTCTCGTCTCATTAGGTTACCCTAGTTTGAGTTACTTTCCCATGACGAGTGCACATTCACCTAATGCATCTATTTAATGCATTGGGTTTGTAAATGGAAACAATTGGGTTCAGGTAATTAGTAACACAACTTTGTATATAGGTAATTAATAACACAACTTTGGAAACC
This portion of the Vicia villosa cultivar HV-30 ecotype Madison, WI unplaced genomic scaffold, Vvil1.0 ctg.000219F_1_1, whole genome shotgun sequence genome encodes:
- the LOC131625558 gene encoding uncharacterized protein LOC131625558 encodes the protein MVYCAQEVNGRDSGGLAKEGLGVVKALGLLLKTRINLKVKNLENKTALDMVANVDIRNILLSAGAKSNSQITDAPTLAHKLRSNTTIRHKVVTFIFRVRNNISEEERNSWLIAATLVATAMYQSALSPPGGIYQVSAFDDNDVNNNMTSSWWNSTNISTNSGHSVLPGPKFSVFLVFNMTSFFLSIVADIPYL
- the LOC131625559 gene encoding uncharacterized protein LOC131625559, yielding MGVDPPLMKCDVNQTCVDTTNAFVTGQKISTREEAISWIREVGIRNKVTVMITRLDTKTVKRGRSDKLIFGCDKGAKYKKKTDSETQSASKRCGCPFKIRSTPSKDGFGWKIDVKCGVRNHNLPDRFKGHAFRKRHVPPRHILLSLQERDPENVTRITQIYKHKSKIQKDMRGPRTEMQQLLKLVEESGYVYWSRKKDESEVVRDIFWAHPESVKMLNMFPIVLIMDCTYKTNKYSKPLFEIVGMTSTKLTFAVAFAYMESEQTETFCWVLDKLKQLFIKQDFCPQVILTNRDLALMKAIETVFPKTTNLLCRFHINKNVKSKCKEYVVDNMRETVEKMWYELIRASDEMEYHQRSKQLEDACVDSKDFIDYVIDTWLTPHRHRFDEEWINQVVESAHWKLKQMLENSLGDLCKCWEAMNDNIKIQVGNIRASFQKSFYEVEHAHTSPFYSNLCGSVSRSALRQIAEEWLRIDMVGTDTQKCGCTHRKLYGLPCACELGRYTLSGEAMPIEAIHIHWRKLSMEDNQYVDADDGSEIDMTNAIDEIWKRWRSLDVVEKRALKSRVCEIAYPTTTKMCPLPEKIKTKGGVKKKERRLVEHDVYRDPLGYEYVDQAHSSSQKSSKRLCSQLSQTSKNKEFDKYIVQFPDYIRPFIDDIVDVRDDGNCGFRAIASLHGYGTNGWSMVRRDLEKEIIVPRSKLYEDLFGKRLPTVRSSLVIETLGQQPPNEWMTLPDMGYVIANRYNVVLVSLGYPSLSYFPMTSAHSPNASI